The Leeia speluncae genome includes a window with the following:
- a CDS encoding ABC transporter permease, which yields MSIWNDYVTLLTESGPDIWSGFKITLALLAGSLVVAFFLAIPLGIARSQTSGWASHAARVYSSIFRGTPLLVQIYLFYYGLSQFESVRDSFLWPVLGDSFYCGITVLALNLTAYMAEDIRAGILGVPHGEKEAAMAYGLSRFQCYRYIIVPRALGIVTPVLGNEVIAQLKATALVSTITVLDMTGVVRRLSANSFTIDALIVAGVVYALTTLLVSIIVKLIEHRNTRHLRR from the coding sequence ATGTCGATTTGGAATGATTACGTCACGCTACTAACCGAAAGCGGCCCAGATATCTGGAGTGGCTTCAAAATTACATTAGCCTTATTGGCAGGCTCATTGGTGGTGGCGTTCTTTTTAGCGATTCCTCTTGGCATTGCGCGTAGCCAAACCAGTGGCTGGGCAAGCCATGCAGCCCGCGTGTATTCCTCTATTTTTAGAGGAACGCCGCTGTTGGTGCAGATTTACCTTTTCTACTACGGCTTAAGTCAGTTTGAATCGGTCAGAGACTCTTTCTTGTGGCCGGTGTTGGGTGATTCCTTCTACTGCGGTATTACGGTGCTTGCGCTTAACCTCACCGCCTATATGGCAGAAGATATTCGGGCGGGGATTTTGGGCGTGCCGCATGGCGAAAAAGAAGCGGCCATGGCGTATGGGCTAAGCCGTTTTCAGTGCTACCGCTACATTATTGTGCCGCGTGCTTTGGGTATTGTGACGCCTGTATTGGGTAATGAAGTGATTGCTCAGTTAAAAGCCACTGCACTGGTCAGCACCATTACCGTACTAGATATGACAGGTGTGGTTCGCCGCTTGTCAGCCAATTCTTTCACGATTGATGCCCTGATTGTGGCTGGTGTGGTGTATGCGCTGACTACCCTATTGGTGTCGATTATTGTGAAGCTCATCGAACACCGCAATACCCGTCATTTACGCCGTTAA